The Lycium barbarum isolate Lr01 chromosome 10, ASM1917538v2, whole genome shotgun sequence genome includes a region encoding these proteins:
- the LOC132615576 gene encoding protein NUCLEAR FUSION DEFECTIVE 4-like, with product MADFEPCNFILQFLRGRWFMMFASFLIMAGAGATYLFGVYSKTIKSTLGYDQSTLNLLGTCKDLGANVGVLSGLLAEVTPTWFVLLVGSVMNFAGYFLIWLAVTKKIATPKVWQMCIYICIGANSQNFANTGSLVTCVKNFPESRGMMLGLMKGFVGLSGAIFTQLYLAIYGNDSKSLILLIAWLPALLSILFIFNIREMKCSRHPNEIKVFYENLVISITLALLLMGITIAQKYLHFSHNAYVACATIVCVVLFLPCLVAIREEYSCYKLKQREFLKSPSKVIVEEPPFPESKPSAGQPVSEIVELPEYSSMAKTQEKKEVGCFSDIFKKPKRGEDYTILQALLSIDMLILFVATFCGLGCSLTAIDNLGQIGESLGYPEHTISTFVSLVSIWNYFGRVFSGFVSEKLLLKWKVPRTLMMTFALILPAIGDLLIAFPFPYSVYVASLLIGFSFGIQLTLLFIIISELFGLKYYSTLFNCGQLASPIGSYILNVKIVGKLYDNEALKQLASKGLTRSMVKELICIGKQCYRSSFIILACVNAFGALVSLILVMRTKDYYKCDIYKRFRDDMEANEKEMKMVAER from the coding sequence ATGGCTGATTTTGAACCATGCAATTTCATTTTGCAATTCCTTCGTGGACGTTGGTTCATGATGTTTGCTTCATTCTTGATCATGGCTGGTGCAGGTGCAACATATTTATTTGGTGTATATTCCAAAACTATAAAATCAACCCTTGGATATGACCAATCTACCCTCAATCTTCTTGGTACTTGCAAAGATTTGGGTGCTAATGTTGGTGTCCTTTCTGGTCTTTTAGCCGAGGTAACGCCAACTTGGTTCGTCCTTTTAGTTGGGTCAGTGATGAATTTTGCTGGGTATTTTCTTATTTGGCTAGCCGTGACAAAAAAAATTGCAACACCTAAAGTATGGCAAATGTGCATTTACATATGTATTGGTGCCAATTCACAGAATTTTGCTAATACTGGTTCACTTGTTACATGTGTTAAAAATTTCCCAGAAAGTAGAGGGATGATGTTGGGGTTGATGAAGGGTTTTGTAGGGTTAAGTGGTGCAATTTTCACACAACTTTATTTGGCTATTTATGGCAATGATTCTAAGTCTTTAATTCTTCTTATTGCTTGGCTCCCTGCATTGCTATCAATTCTTTTCATCTTTAACATTAGGGAGATGAAATGTTCTAGGCATCCTAATGAGATTAAAGTCTTTTATGAGAATCTTGTTATATCAATTACATTGGCTTTGTTGTTGATGGGGATAACAATTGCACAAAAGTACCTTCACTTCTCACACAATGCTTATGTTGCATGTGCCACTATAGTTTGTGTGGTGTTATTTTTGCCATGCTTAGTTGCAATAAGGGAGGAGTATTCATGTTATAAGTTGAAACAGAGAGAATTTTTGAAAAGCCCTTCTAAGGTTATTGTTGAAGAACCCCCTTTTCCGGAATCAAAGCCATCGGCCGGTCAACCGGTGTCGGAAATCGTGGAGTTGCCGGAATATTCTTCCATGGCAAaaacacaagaaaagaaggaagttGGATGCTTTAGCGATATATTCAAGAAGCCAAAAAGGGGTGAGGATTATACCATACTACAAGCCCTATTGAGTATAGACATGTTGATTCTTTTTGTGGCAACTTTTTGTGGGCTAGGGTGCAGCTTAACAGCAATAGACAATTTGGGACAAATTGGTGAGTCCTTAGGGTATCCAGAACACACCATTAGCACGTTTGTGTCACTAGTGAGCATATGGAACTATTTCGGTAGAGTTTTCTCAGGGTTCGTCTCTGAAAAACTTCTCTTGAAGTGGAAAGTCCCTCGCACACTGATGATGACCTTTGCTCTCATCTTGCCAGCCATTGGCGATCTCCTCATTGCATTCCCATTCCCCTATTCAGTTTATGTGGCATCGTTGCTAATAGGCTTCTCGTTTGGCATTCAATTGACGCTTCTTTTCATCATAATATCAGAGCTCTTTGGACTGAAGTATTACTCAACATTATTCAATTGTGGACAGTTGGCTAGTCCTATTGGATCATACATTTTGAACGTGAAAATTGTGGGAAAACTTTATGATAATGAGGCATTGAAGCAACTAGCAAGCAAAGGGTTGACAAGATCAATGGTGAAAGAATTGATTTGCATTGGGAAGCAATGTTATAGGAGTTCTTTTATCATACTTGCTTGTGTGAATGCATTTGGAGCTCTTGTTTCTTTGATTTTGGTAATGAGGACTAAGGATTACTACAAGTGTGACATTTATAAAAGGTTTAGGGATGATATGGAAGCAAACGAGAAGGAGATGAAGATGGTTGCTGAAAGATGA